In Gemmatimonadota bacterium, a single genomic region encodes these proteins:
- a CDS encoding peroxiredoxin, giving the protein MSLQLGDVAPDFTAETTEGTINFHEWLGDGWGILFSHPADFTPVCTTELGAMANIKDEFDKRGVKVLAISVDPLESHEGWISDINETQNATVNYPMIADPDRQVADLYEMIHPNADNTLTVRSVFVIGPDKTIKLMLTYPASTGRNFDEILRVVDSLQLTARHSLATPVNWRPGEDVIISPTVTDEEADERFPGYTAVKPYLRVIQQPAE; this is encoded by the coding sequence ATGTCATTGCAGTTAGGCGATGTTGCCCCCGACTTTACGGCAGAAACCACGGAAGGCACCATCAATTTTCACGAATGGTTGGGCGATGGCTGGGGCATTCTGTTCTCCCATCCCGCCGACTTTACGCCGGTATGCACCACCGAATTGGGCGCCATGGCGAATATCAAAGACGAATTTGACAAGCGCGGCGTCAAAGTTTTAGCCATCAGCGTTGATCCCCTCGAATCCCATGAAGGCTGGATTAGCGACATCAACGAAACGCAAAATGCAACCGTAAATTATCCGATGATCGCCGACCCTGACCGCCAGGTAGCCGACCTCTACGAAATGATCCATCCCAATGCAGATAACACGCTAACTGTGCGATCGGTATTTGTAATTGGACCCGACAAAACAATCAAACTGATGCTCACCTACCCCGCATCTACGGGCCGCAACTTCGACGAAATACTGCGCGTAGTCGATTCCCTGCAATTGACAGCCAGGCACAGTTTGGCCACGCCAGTGAACTGGCGACCCGGCGAAGACGTGATTATTTCGCCTACAGTTACAGACGAAGAAGCCGACGAGCGATTCCCCGGATA
- a CDS encoding aldo/keto reductase yields the protein MEYRQLGRCGLKVSEICLGTMTFGNGADRAESRRLVDLAVDRGVNFFDTANSYASGLSEDYLGRALKGRRRDAVVATKFYNPVGSGPNDSGMSRFHIMQAIEDSLQRLGMDYVDIYYIHHVDQQTPVEEMLRALDDLVHQGKVRYIACSNYQAWRLMDALWISDHNGLPRFVCYQPQYSLVVRDIEQELIPVCQGKGLGVVVWSPLAGGFLSGKYKPSERIHAGSRSEEGWGYPQKYFADSADETLAELFKVADELGRSPAQVALRWVLEQPAITSAIVGARTLAHLEDNIQSADFRLEGECLECLNSVSHLPDRYPESMEKDRDVQRLEAVQMPG from the coding sequence ATGGAATACCGCCAATTGGGACGCTGTGGGCTTAAGGTTTCTGAGATCTGCCTGGGTACGATGACGTTTGGCAATGGCGCGGACAGGGCTGAATCCAGACGGCTGGTCGATCTGGCTGTGGATCGCGGTGTCAATTTTTTTGATACGGCCAATTCTTATGCCAGCGGTTTGTCGGAGGACTATCTGGGCAGGGCACTCAAGGGCCGACGAAGAGATGCTGTTGTTGCGACCAAGTTCTACAATCCCGTGGGGTCAGGTCCCAATGATTCGGGGATGTCGCGTTTTCATATTATGCAGGCGATTGAAGATAGTTTGCAGCGCCTTGGGATGGATTATGTCGATATTTACTATATTCACCATGTTGATCAGCAGACGCCTGTAGAAGAAATGCTTCGCGCCCTGGACGATCTGGTGCATCAGGGCAAGGTGCGATATATTGCCTGTAGTAACTATCAGGCATGGCGTTTGATGGATGCGCTGTGGATTAGCGATCACAATGGTCTGCCGCGCTTTGTGTGCTACCAGCCGCAATACAGCCTTGTTGTGCGGGATATTGAGCAAGAACTCATTCCCGTTTGTCAGGGGAAAGGTCTGGGGGTGGTTGTGTGGAGTCCACTGGCGGGTGGGTTTCTGTCTGGGAAATACAAACCCAGCGAGCGCATCCATGCGGGGTCGCGTTCTGAAGAGGGATGGGGTTATCCCCAAAAGTATTTTGCGGACAGTGCCGACGAGACGTTGGCAGAGTTGTTTAAGGTGGCTGATGAACTCGGGCGCAGTCCTGCACAGGTTGCTTTGCGCTGGGTGCTCGAACAACCCGCTATTACGTCTGCTATTGTTGGTGCGCGCACCCTTGCACATCTCGAAGATAATATTCAATCCGCAGATTTTCGGCTCGAAGGCGAGTGTCTCGAGTGTCTCAACAGCGTCTCGCATTTGCCCGATCGGTATCCAGAGTCTATGGAGAAAGATCGGGATGTGCAGCGGCTCGAGGCTGTGCAGATGCCGGGTTAA